AGAAAACTAAGCTACAATAGAGATACATATTGTGACAAGAAGGTGGAAAGTCCGTGATCACATTAAAAGAAATGATAACGCCAATTCCATATCAAATAAAAGAAGACACAACTCTTAAAGAAGCATTAAATATTATGAAAGAAGAAAAATATGGTCTCTTGCCTGTAGTGAATGAAGCTCGAAAATTAGTGGGTGTATTTACCCGAAGCAGACTATTTCAAATGGTTAAACTGGAAAAGTCACTCACCACTCCCATTAAGGATTTTGTCAAAAGAGATGTCAATTCTTTAAAGGAGGATACCCCATTTAAAGAATTACAGGAAATTGTTCGAAACAGTTCAGTGGGGACTGGGGTCGTTGTGGATGCGGAAAACAGAGTAGTTGGTTTGTTTACTAAAGCGGATATGGTGATGGGTCTACTCAATGTAACCAGAACATTAAATTTGAAGCAATCCCTACAGACCGCAATGGATCATGCTTATGATGGAATATTGTTGGCTGATGAAACACAAACGATTCAAATGGTTAGCCCCTCACTTTTGGAATTGTTCAATATGGATTATCAGGATGTTTTACATAAAAAAACAAATCAGGTATTTCCGCATTTTCAAATATCAAAGATTTATGAATCTGAAGAGGCGGATATTAGTGATTTCCATGAGATAAATGGAATCAAGTATATCATTCACCGAATACCCGTCAAACAAGAAGGTCGCGTGGTTGGAGCAATTGTGAAAATAATGTATAGGCAGTTGAATGAAGTCAATGAACTTTTCAAACGACTTCAAAAGGCAGAAAACAAAGCAAGTTTTTATCACACAGAACTGAAAAAATCCGAAAATGCCAAGTTTACTTGGGATCATATCATAAGCGAACACACAGTTATGGAAAAAATAAAAAAGAGTGCGGCAAAAGCGGCGAAAGGTCGTTCAACCATATTAATTAGAGGAGAGAGCGGGACAGGCAAGGAACTATTCGCCCATGCGGCTCATAACAGCTCGGCTAGGAAAGATGGGAAGTTCGTTGTCGTGAATTGTGCGGCAATACCAGAGGACTTATTAGAATCAGAGTTTTTCGGATATGAGGATGGTGCTTTTACAGGGGCCAGGTCACGAGGGAAAATCGGTAAGTTTGACTTAGCAAATGGAGGATCTCTATTTTTAGATGAAATAGGGGACATGTCTTTGAACCTTCAAGCCAAGCTTTTAAGGGTGTTGCAAGAGAGAGAATTTTATCGGGTAGGAGGCACGAAAAGAATTCAAGTGGATGTAAGGATAATCGCAGCTACCAATCGCAACTTGGAGGAAATGGTGAAAGAAGGAACATTCCGTGAAGATTTATACTACCGGTTGAATGTCATTTCGTTATTCATACCACCTCTCCGCGAAAGAATGATGGACATACAAGTTCTTTCCGAAAAAATAATGAGCGAGCTTAATCGCGTTATTGGTACAAGCATTACCGGCTTCGAGCCGCGGGCAAAACAAATACTTATGTCCTATCATTGGCCAGGAAATGTCCGCGAACTACGAAATGTGATGGAGCGTGCCATGACATTTGCAGAACACGGAAAAATTAAAGTAGAGGATCTGCCGGACTATATGCTTGGAAGTAATCACGTGTTAGTGGATGAAACAGCGGTCACGCAAGAAGAGTCGATGGTTGAAAGTGCAGAGCGTGTAGCGATTGAAACAGCTCTTACGAAAACGAAAGGAAATAAAGCAAAAGCAGCGAAGATGTTGGGAATCAGCAGGTCGAGCCTTTATGATAAATTGAGAAAGTATCAATTGAATGAGAAGTAAATGGAAAAAAGGCGGTTTCTTTGAGGAATTCGCCTTTTTTTCATTATGAAAAATCCATGAACTTAGTTTGTACAGTTCTTTTGAGCATATACAGTGTAGCTTTAGAAGTGTACAGATTTTGGACGCTTTTTTTATAGTCAGATGAGAGATAACTTAGGACCCCTTTACAAGCTGATTACCAGTCTTGGCACAATTCTTGCATAAATATGGATGAATCAAATTAAAGGGAGGAAAGTGTATGAACATTGGAATGTATCTGTCCCAAAATGCCAGAAAAGTGCCGAATAAGCTTGCGATCGACTGTGAAGGGAGACAATTTAATTACGATCAGTTCAATAAGGAAGTAAATAAACTTGCTCACGGTTTGTTAGGTCTAGGTGTCACCAAAGGCGACAAAGTGGCTTTCATGATGAAAAACTCGGACACTTTTGTTTTCTCTTATTTTGCAGGTGCAAAGATTGGTGCTGTCATCGTACCAATGAATTTCCGTTTAACCTCCTCTGAAATTCAATATATTTTAGAGCAGTCAGAAGCGAAAGTCGTCATCTGTGATGAGGAATTTGAAGGAACCATTGCAACGGCGAAGGCAAGCAGTACTGTTGAAAAGGTTATTGTGGTAGGGACACCGACCATGCCTGAAAACAGATCATACGCGGAGGTCCTATCAACAAACGTAGAAGATCCAAAAGTAGAAGTCTTTGAAACCGACGATTTAGAGATTTTATACACGTCCGGAACGACCGGTCGTCCAAAAGGTGCTTTGTTCGATCACAGACGAATTTTCAATGTTGGCCTTTCCATGATGATCAGTATGGGGATCAATCAGCAAGAGCGCTTTCTACATATTGCACCATTGTTCCATTCTGCGCAGCTGAATTTATTCCTTGTATCGGGTACGGTGCTTGGAGCGACGCATTTCATTCACCGTGATTTTCATCCAGTTCATACACTTCAAGCGATTCAGGAACATAAGATTACGCATTTCTTTGGAGTGCCGGCCATGTTCAATTTCCTGTTACAGGTACCAAATGCGAACAGCTATGACCTTTCTTCCATCAAGCGTTGCGGTTATGGAGCGGCTCCAATGGCACCAGAGCTTGTGAAAAAGAGCATGAACTTATTCAAAAACGATCAATTCTTCAATCTCTGCGGTTTAACGGAGGCAGGACCAAACGGGATTTTATTAGATCCGATCGGTCACAAAAAACATCTCGGAAAAAATGGGAAACCTTCGTTTTTGACAGAAGCAAGAGTGGTTGATGAAACGGGCCGTGATATTGAAGTCGGCGCAGTGGGGGAATTCATCCTTAAAGGTGAATCCATCATGAAAGAATATTACAAAAAACCGGAAGAAACGAAGGCTGCTTTAAAAGATGGATGGTTATATACAGGAGATTTAGCTACCGTTGACGAAGAAGGTAATATCACCTTAGTAGACCGCAAAAAAGACATGATTATTTCGGGAGGAGAAAACGTTTATTCCATTGAGGTGGAAGAAGTGTTGTACGAACATCCTCAAGTTCTCGAGGCAGCTATTATCGGACTGCCAGATGAGGTATGGGGAGAAGCGGTATGTGCAGTGGTCGTTCCTCATAAAGATCAAGTGGTCAATGAAGAGGAACTAAAACAGTTCTGCCGTCAGAAGCTTGCTGGCTATAAGGTTCCGCGGAGAATTTTTTTGGAAGAGACGCTACCAAGAAATGCATCAGGAAAAATACTGAAGTATCAGCTTAGACAACAATTAAATCAAGTAAACGCATAGGGGTGAAGTAATTTGAAATCGCTTTCAACAAAAAGAGAACCAAGAAAACATCCATACTTAACAAAAGACCATCAACAATTCAGAAAGTCTCTGCGCAAGTTTTTAGAAAGAGAAGCAGTTCCTTTTTATGATGAGTGGGAAAGTGATCGCATCATTCCTCGTTCGTTCTGGACAAAGATGGGGGAACAGGGCTATCTTTGCCCTGATATTGATGAAAAATACGGTGGAAGTGAGACGGACTGGGGTTATTCAGTTGTAATTAACGAAGAGCTCGAGCGTGTGGGGACTGGATTAATTGGTGTAGCGCTACACAATGATATTGTAGTCCCTTATATCACAAGCTTCGGAACAGAGGAGCAGAAGCAGAGATGGCTGCCTTCATGTGTGTCTGGTCGAACGATTACCGCCATTGCCATGACAGAGCCTGGGACAGGATCGGATCTTGCGAATATCAAAACAACGGCAAGACTTGAAGGAGACCATTATATCGTTAATG
This window of the Sutcliffiella horikoshii genome carries:
- a CDS encoding long-chain-fatty-acid--CoA ligase, translated to MNIGMYLSQNARKVPNKLAIDCEGRQFNYDQFNKEVNKLAHGLLGLGVTKGDKVAFMMKNSDTFVFSYFAGAKIGAVIVPMNFRLTSSEIQYILEQSEAKVVICDEEFEGTIATAKASSTVEKVIVVGTPTMPENRSYAEVLSTNVEDPKVEVFETDDLEILYTSGTTGRPKGALFDHRRIFNVGLSMMISMGINQQERFLHIAPLFHSAQLNLFLVSGTVLGATHFIHRDFHPVHTLQAIQEHKITHFFGVPAMFNFLLQVPNANSYDLSSIKRCGYGAAPMAPELVKKSMNLFKNDQFFNLCGLTEAGPNGILLDPIGHKKHLGKNGKPSFLTEARVVDETGRDIEVGAVGEFILKGESIMKEYYKKPEETKAALKDGWLYTGDLATVDEEGNITLVDRKKDMIISGGENVYSIEVEEVLYEHPQVLEAAIIGLPDEVWGEAVCAVVVPHKDQVVNEEELKQFCRQKLAGYKVPRRIFLEETLPRNASGKILKYQLRQQLNQVNA
- a CDS encoding sigma-54-dependent Fis family transcriptional regulator yields the protein MITLKEMITPIPYQIKEDTTLKEALNIMKEEKYGLLPVVNEARKLVGVFTRSRLFQMVKLEKSLTTPIKDFVKRDVNSLKEDTPFKELQEIVRNSSVGTGVVVDAENRVVGLFTKADMVMGLLNVTRTLNLKQSLQTAMDHAYDGILLADETQTIQMVSPSLLELFNMDYQDVLHKKTNQVFPHFQISKIYESEEADISDFHEINGIKYIIHRIPVKQEGRVVGAIVKIMYRQLNEVNELFKRLQKAENKASFYHTELKKSENAKFTWDHIISEHTVMEKIKKSAAKAAKGRSTILIRGESGTGKELFAHAAHNSSARKDGKFVVVNCAAIPEDLLESEFFGYEDGAFTGARSRGKIGKFDLANGGSLFLDEIGDMSLNLQAKLLRVLQEREFYRVGGTKRIQVDVRIIAATNRNLEEMVKEGTFREDLYYRLNVISLFIPPLRERMMDIQVLSEKIMSELNRVIGTSITGFEPRAKQILMSYHWPGNVRELRNVMERAMTFAEHGKIKVEDLPDYMLGSNHVLVDETAVTQEESMVESAERVAIETALTKTKGNKAKAAKMLGISRSSLYDKLRKYQLNEK